A genomic window from Sphingobacterium spiritivorum includes:
- a CDS encoding fumarylacetoacetate hydrolase family protein translates to MRLVTCEYDNKEQLGFILDDQIYICSQTDPGLPVSMNDFLEGGQQSIQAMSRAVELAKKGKFSNIALDSRHIQLLAPVPYPSSFRDAYAFRQHVSTSRRNRGLEMIPEFDKFPVFYFSNHRAIMGPGSVSCMPLHFDQLDFELEVAVVLNKRGKNIPASEADQYIAGYMIMNDLSARHLQMEEMKLNLGPAKGKDFATMTGPYLVTKDELESYKVTTPEGHTGDTYNLHMSCAVNGKQVSAGNLADMNWTFAEIIERVSYGVEVFPGDLIGSGTVGTGCFLELNGTGKRNDPNYQVQWLQPGDHISMQVTGLGQLDNTVVLDPINKY, encoded by the coding sequence ATGAGACTTGTAACATGCGAATATGACAACAAGGAGCAACTCGGATTTATTTTAGATGACCAGATCTACATCTGCAGTCAGACGGACCCGGGCTTGCCTGTATCTATGAACGATTTTCTGGAAGGAGGTCAGCAAAGTATACAGGCGATGTCCAGGGCGGTCGAACTTGCTAAAAAAGGAAAATTCAGCAACATTGCACTTGACTCACGTCATATTCAATTATTAGCCCCGGTACCTTATCCATCTTCATTTCGGGATGCCTATGCTTTTCGCCAGCATGTGTCAACATCCAGACGTAATCGCGGATTGGAAATGATTCCGGAGTTTGATAAGTTTCCTGTTTTTTACTTTTCGAATCATCGCGCTATCATGGGACCCGGCAGCGTATCCTGTATGCCCCTGCATTTTGATCAACTTGATTTTGAACTTGAAGTAGCCGTCGTACTGAATAAACGGGGAAAGAATATACCTGCCTCTGAAGCGGATCAGTATATAGCAGGCTATATGATTATGAATGATCTGAGTGCCCGACATCTCCAGATGGAAGAAATGAAACTTAACCTGGGTCCGGCAAAAGGGAAAGATTTCGCAACAATGACAGGCCCTTATCTGGTCACAAAAGATGAACTGGAGTCGTATAAGGTTACAACACCTGAAGGCCATACAGGAGATACTTACAATCTGCATATGAGTTGTGCAGTAAACGGAAAACAGGTATCTGCCGGAAATTTGGCAGATATGAACTGGACCTTTGCAGAAATCATAGAGCGTGTATCTTACGGAGTCGAGGTTTTCCCGGGAGATCTTATCGGATCAGGAACTGTCGGAACAGGGTGCTTTCTGGAACTCAATGGTACCGGAAAGCGAAATGACCCGAATTATCAGGTACAATGGCTACAACCGGGAGATCATATCAGTATGCAGGTTACAGGATTGGGACAGTTGGATAATACTGTTGTTCTTGATCCTATAAATAAATATTAA
- a CDS encoding flavin reductase family protein has translation MSDIKTKVIDPIQQQAIFDNLIKYAIAPRPICFASTVDVTGQVNLSPFSYFNLMSHQPPVCVFSPLRRMRDGTTKHTLENIKEVKEVVINIVNYDMVQQQSLASTEYAKGINEFEKSGFTALPSTYVRPPRVAESPVQLECKVKDIIALSDDPGAGNLVLAEVVCMHIHEDLLDSDNQVDQAKLDLVARLGGDWYCRVTEESLFKVPKPLRNLGIGIDKLPESIRFSTVLTGNHLGMLANVEVLPEFSPTGNTSPDQKTLSSLEKWKDDPVRFQKELHTQAAKLLDTGELQKAWQLLLLGQ, from the coding sequence ATGTCCGATATCAAAACCAAAGTAATAGATCCCATCCAGCAACAGGCTATTTTTGATAACCTTATCAAATATGCCATTGCACCGCGTCCCATATGTTTTGCAAGTACGGTAGATGTTACCGGTCAGGTCAACCTCAGCCCTTTCAGCTATTTCAATTTAATGTCCCACCAACCTCCTGTTTGTGTGTTTTCACCTTTGAGAAGAATGCGGGACGGAACAACCAAGCATACGCTTGAAAACATAAAAGAAGTAAAAGAGGTCGTTATCAATATTGTCAACTACGATATGGTACAGCAGCAATCGCTTGCCAGTACGGAATATGCAAAGGGAATCAATGAATTTGAAAAATCCGGCTTTACAGCTTTGCCTTCCACATATGTAAGACCTCCCCGGGTTGCCGAATCGCCTGTACAGCTTGAATGTAAGGTAAAAGACATCATCGCGCTGAGTGATGATCCCGGAGCCGGCAATCTTGTCCTTGCGGAGGTGGTATGCATGCATATACACGAGGACTTGCTGGACAGTGACAATCAGGTTGATCAGGCAAAACTGGATCTTGTCGCGAGATTGGGCGGTGACTGGTACTGCCGCGTAACTGAGGAAAGTCTCTTTAAAGTCCCCAAACCTCTGCGCAACCTTGGTATAGGAATAGACAAGCTCCCTGAAAGTATTCGCTTTTCTACTGTTCTCACAGGGAATCATTTGGGTATGCTTGCAAATGTTGAGGTATTACCAGAGTTTTCTCCAACAGGTAACACATCACCAGACCAGAAGACCTTGTCTTCTCTGGAAAAATGGAAAGATGATCCTGTCAGATTCCAAAAAGAGCTCCATACACAAGCCGCCAAATTACTGGATACCGGAGAACTGCAGAAAGCCTGGCAGCTCCTGTTACTCGGTCAGTAA
- a CDS encoding aromatic amino acid hydroxylase — MDTYNNPILEQLPAHLKKYVVPQQYERYTPVDQAIWRYVMRQNYAYLKDVAYYPYIPGLKKAGLTIERIPDLQAMNDSLKQIGWGAATVDGFIPPSAFMEFQAHRVLVIAADIRQLEHIEYTPAPDIIHESSGHAPIIGEPEYAEYLQYFGEIGAKAMFSAQDFALYEAIRSLSIIKEKNNATSKEIEEAELHLKNIQENMGDPSEMALLSRLHWWTVEYGLIGTPDVPKIYGAGLLSSIGESASCMRKEVPKLPYSLDALNYAYDITQPQPQLFVTPDFVHLRNVLDDFANTMAFRIGGKDSLDKAIACQNVCTVVYSSGLQVSGIFQKVNDDHALSYIKSAGPTALSCQNKQLEGHGKNYHRDGFGSPVGLLKDSDVALEDFTEEELVKYDIVVGRETVLTFASGIEVRGVVQSVLRQHGKLILVSMAPCQVVEISSCQLYFDPEWGTYDMAVGKEIVSVYCGAADKDAFEQKSTVSEIKTLHQVYDEQTITLHQIYARIRKERESKALLQTLTGLCAELSDHYPDDWLGLLEILEIAIKEQWVDLASSAEGILLKLQEKHVHLIKLIHDGIRLAKDDHVGILLTE, encoded by the coding sequence ATGGATACATATAATAATCCGATTTTGGAGCAGTTACCCGCACATCTTAAAAAATATGTTGTGCCTCAGCAATACGAAAGATACACGCCCGTTGACCAGGCCATCTGGCGCTATGTGATGCGTCAAAATTATGCTTATCTGAAAGATGTAGCTTATTATCCTTACATTCCGGGGCTGAAAAAGGCAGGGTTGACAATAGAACGTATTCCGGATTTGCAGGCTATGAATGACAGTTTAAAGCAGATTGGCTGGGGAGCTGCTACGGTAGACGGATTTATCCCCCCATCGGCATTCATGGAATTTCAGGCACATCGTGTATTGGTTATTGCTGCAGATATTCGTCAGCTCGAACATATCGAGTACACACCAGCTCCTGATATTATCCACGAATCGTCCGGTCATGCACCCATTATAGGTGAACCTGAATATGCTGAATATTTACAATATTTTGGCGAGATAGGCGCGAAAGCTATGTTTTCAGCTCAGGATTTTGCGTTATATGAAGCGATCAGAAGTCTTTCGATTATCAAAGAAAAGAATAATGCCACCAGCAAGGAAATAGAAGAAGCAGAGTTACACCTGAAAAATATTCAGGAGAATATGGGCGATCCTTCTGAAATGGCTTTACTAAGCAGGCTACACTGGTGGACAGTCGAATATGGGCTCATTGGTACCCCCGATGTTCCGAAAATTTATGGTGCCGGCTTGTTATCTTCCATAGGAGAAAGTGCTTCCTGTATGCGTAAGGAAGTTCCGAAATTACCTTACAGTCTCGATGCGCTGAATTATGCATATGATATAACACAACCTCAGCCCCAATTATTTGTTACGCCGGATTTTGTACATCTGAGAAACGTATTGGATGATTTCGCCAATACAATGGCTTTCCGGATCGGAGGGAAGGATAGTCTGGATAAAGCCATTGCCTGTCAGAATGTATGTACAGTTGTATATAGCTCAGGACTGCAGGTTTCAGGAATATTTCAAAAAGTAAATGATGATCATGCCTTGTCCTATATTAAGTCTGCAGGACCTACAGCCTTATCCTGTCAAAATAAGCAATTGGAGGGGCATGGTAAGAACTATCATCGGGATGGTTTTGGTTCTCCGGTAGGACTGTTGAAAGATAGCGACGTTGCTTTAGAAGATTTTACGGAAGAGGAATTGGTGAAGTATGATATTGTTGTAGGCAGGGAAACCGTACTCACCTTTGCTTCAGGTATTGAAGTGAGAGGTGTAGTTCAGTCTGTTCTTCGTCAGCATGGAAAACTGATTTTGGTGTCTATGGCGCCATGTCAGGTGGTAGAGATCAGCAGCTGTCAGCTGTATTTTGATCCGGAATGGGGGACATATGATATGGCTGTGGGTAAAGAAATTGTATCGGTATATTGTGGTGCTGCGGATAAGGACGCATTTGAACAGAAGTCTACTGTTTCCGAAATAAAAACGCTACATCAGGTATACGATGAACAGACCATAACCTTGCATCAGATTTATGCCCGTATCAGAAAGGAACGGGAAAGCAAGGCCTTATTGCAAACATTGACAGGTCTCTGTGCCGAACTCTCAGACCACTATCCGGATGACTGGTTGGGCCTTTTAGAAATTCTGGAAATAGCAATTAAAGAACAATGGGTAGATCTTGCTTCTTCGGCAGAGGGTATACTCCTGAAATTACAGGAAAAACATGTTCATCTTATCAAATTAATTCATGACGGAATACGATTAGCAAAAGATGATCATGTTGGTATATTACTGACCGAGTAA
- a CDS encoding aldose epimerase family protein, with protein MIYQLPSSKNFESQLKDKNTHLFILKNARGMQVALSDYGARIVSILVPDQKGNLRDVALGFDSIQKYYEADEQYHGVTAGRFANRIANGKFEINGSSYTLDQNNGINSLHGGVEGFHRRVWDRRMNQESYVEFYYVSKNGEEGFPGNLSVVVSYSLTDENEIIIKYRAESDQDTVINLTNHTYFNLNGEGNGDILNHHLQINSTEYLAVDEHQIPNAIIPVEGTAFDFREFKTIAQDIAANDEQLIAAKGYDHCFVNAIPISSPCASVFSPDSGIRMDVLTTEPGVQLYTGNWMTGNDIGKSGHKYLPYAGFCLETQHYPDSPNQPEFPTTSLKKGEVFTSETHFKFSIQK; from the coding sequence ATGATATATCAACTACCTTCCTCCAAAAATTTTGAAAGTCAACTTAAGGACAAAAATACGCATCTCTTTATTTTGAAAAATGCCAGAGGAATGCAGGTTGCATTAAGTGATTATGGCGCACGTATAGTCAGTATTTTAGTTCCGGATCAAAAAGGAAACTTAAGAGATGTTGCACTGGGTTTTGATTCTATTCAAAAGTATTATGAAGCGGATGAGCAGTATCACGGCGTTACGGCAGGCCGCTTTGCGAATCGTATAGCCAATGGCAAATTTGAAATAAACGGCTCTTCGTATACTTTGGATCAGAATAACGGGATCAATTCTCTTCATGGTGGAGTAGAAGGTTTTCATCGCCGTGTGTGGGACAGAAGAATGAATCAGGAATCTTATGTAGAATTCTATTATGTTTCGAAAAACGGGGAAGAAGGTTTTCCCGGCAACCTGAGTGTTGTCGTTTCGTATTCATTGACGGATGAAAATGAGATCATCATCAAGTACCGTGCAGAATCTGACCAGGATACTGTTATTAACCTCACCAACCATACATACTTCAACCTCAATGGTGAAGGTAACGGCGATATTCTTAATCATCACTTACAGATCAATTCCACCGAATATCTTGCCGTAGATGAGCATCAGATTCCAAATGCTATTATACCCGTGGAAGGCACTGCTTTTGACTTCAGAGAGTTCAAGACCATAGCACAGGATATTGCAGCAAATGATGAACAGCTGATTGCTGCCAAAGGTTATGATCACTGCTTTGTAAACGCTATTCCCATTTCAAGTCCATGCGCTTCTGTATTCTCCCCTGACTCCGGAATACGAATGGATGTATTGACAACAGAGCCAGGCGTACAGCTTTATACCGGCAACTGGATGACCGGAAATGATATCGGAAAATCAGGCCACAAGTATTTGCCTTATGCAGGATTTTGTCTGGAAACTCAACACTATCCCGACAGTCCCAATCAACCGGAATTCCCGACTACCTCACTGAAAAAAGGAGAAGTATTTACTTCAGAAACGCATTTTAAATTTTCGATCCAAAAATAA
- the argH gene encoding argininosuccinate lyase, which produces MKIWQKNIDVDSLVETFTVGNDRVMDLQLAEADVLGSLAHTRMLNSIDLMSDEDLAVVQKELKNIYREIQEGNFQIEDSVEDVHSQVEMLLTQRIGEAGKKIHSGRSRNDQVLVDLKLYFRSEIQSIVQNTTHFFDQLLSLSEQYRQVLIPGYTHLQIAMPSSFGLWFGAYAESLVDDLELMKAAWKVCNKNPLGSAAGYGSSFPLNRTLTTELLGFEDLNYNVVYAQMGRGKTERILAQGMSAIAATLAKFAMDVTLYINQNFGFISFPAHLTTGSSIMPHKKNPDVFELIRSRCNKIQALPNEIALMTTNLPSGYHRDLQLLKENLFPAFKSLNECLEIATYMLANISVKENVLEDPKYDYLFSVEVVNNEVLKGVPFREAYKNIGLAIEEGTFQPSKEVNHTHEGSIGNLCNDHIKRMFEQVKADFGFEKVDNALQALVK; this is translated from the coding sequence ATGAAGATCTGGCAAAAAAATATTGATGTGGATTCCCTGGTAGAAACATTTACGGTAGGTAACGATCGCGTAATGGACTTGCAGCTGGCGGAGGCTGATGTATTGGGTTCATTAGCACACACCCGTATGCTCAACAGTATAGATCTGATGTCAGATGAAGATCTAGCTGTAGTTCAGAAAGAACTGAAGAATATCTATCGTGAAATTCAGGAAGGTAATTTTCAGATAGAAGATTCGGTAGAAGATGTACATTCTCAGGTAGAAATGCTACTTACGCAAAGAATAGGGGAGGCCGGTAAAAAAATACATTCAGGAAGATCCCGCAATGACCAGGTACTGGTAGACCTTAAATTGTACTTCCGTTCGGAAATTCAAAGCATAGTACAGAATACAACACACTTCTTTGATCAATTGCTCTCGTTGAGTGAACAATACAGACAGGTATTGATTCCGGGATATACACACTTGCAGATTGCAATGCCTTCTTCCTTCGGACTTTGGTTTGGGGCATACGCAGAGAGTCTTGTTGATGATCTGGAACTGATGAAAGCGGCATGGAAGGTGTGTAATAAAAATCCGCTGGGTTCTGCAGCCGGATATGGCTCCTCTTTTCCGTTGAATCGTACACTTACAACAGAGTTGCTGGGGTTTGAGGATCTTAACTATAATGTTGTATATGCACAGATGGGACGAGGAAAGACAGAGCGTATTCTTGCTCAGGGGATGAGTGCAATTGCCGCAACACTTGCTAAGTTTGCAATGGATGTAACCCTCTACATTAATCAGAATTTTGGTTTTATCTCCTTTCCGGCACATTTGACCACAGGATCCAGTATTATGCCGCATAAGAAAAATCCGGATGTGTTTGAATTGATACGTTCCCGTTGCAATAAGATACAGGCATTGCCCAATGAGATTGCTTTGATGACCACTAATCTTCCGTCAGGGTATCACAGAGATCTGCAGCTGCTGAAAGAAAATCTCTTTCCGGCTTTTAAATCATTAAATGAGTGTCTGGAAATTGCTACCTATATGTTAGCAAATATCTCCGTCAAAGAAAATGTATTGGAGGACCCTAAATACGATTATTTGTTTTCGGTAGAAGTCGTCAATAATGAAGTGTTAAAAGGTGTTCCGTTTAGAGAAGCATATAAAAATATTGGATTGGCTATTGAAGAAGGCACCTTTCAGCCTTCAAAAGAAGTAAATCACACACATGAAGGAAGCATTGGTAACCTGTGCAACGATCATATAAAAAGGATGTTTGAACAGGTTAAGGCTGATTTTGGTTTTGAAAAAGTGGATAACGCTTTGCAGGCGTTAGTAAAATAA
- the rbfA gene encoding 30S ribosome-binding factor RbfA has protein sequence MATESKRQQRFAGVIQQDLAELFQRDGNNWAPGAFITVTRVRVTPDLAIARVYLSFLNTKTAPEDIKAIRTKTSEIRYKLGSRIKNQARIVPQLEFFLDDTNEYVEHMDKIFDEISKEPRQPD, from the coding sequence ATGGCTACAGAAAGTAAAAGACAGCAACGGTTTGCCGGAGTCATTCAGCAGGATTTGGCAGAACTCTTCCAACGCGACGGTAACAACTGGGCACCAGGCGCTTTCATTACCGTAACTCGCGTACGTGTAACTCCTGATCTGGCAATAGCCCGTGTATATCTGAGTTTCTTAAATACAAAAACAGCTCCGGAAGATATCAAGGCAATACGCACAAAAACCTCAGAAATAAGATATAAACTTGGATCACGGATAAAGAACCAGGCACGGATAGTTCCGCAACTTGAGTTCTTCCTCGATGATACCAATGAATATGTAGAACATATGGACAAGATCTTTGACGAGATCAGTAAGGAACCAAGACAACCAGATTAA
- the aat gene encoding leucyl/phenylalanyl-tRNA--protein transferase: protein MIFQLDDQDLSFPHPKYAEEDGLLAVGGDLSPGRLLLAYSNGIFPWFSDDSPILWYAPHERFVIFPERLKVSKSMKQVLRKAEFKVTLNTAFEQVIRQCAKIERKDQDGTWITADMIDAYIGLHKSGYAHAIEVWQEDQLVGGLYGVLIGQVFCGESMFSKVPNASKTALIHLFQFFDLKFVDCQFHTDHLASMGGEMISQEDYLNILNT, encoded by the coding sequence ATGATTTTTCAATTAGATGATCAGGATCTGAGTTTTCCTCACCCCAAGTATGCCGAAGAGGACGGTTTGCTGGCTGTTGGCGGCGATTTAAGTCCTGGTCGCCTGTTACTCGCCTACAGCAACGGTATTTTTCCCTGGTTTAGTGATGACAGTCCGATCCTGTGGTACGCTCCTCATGAACGCTTTGTGATCTTTCCTGAAAGATTAAAAGTCAGCAAGAGTATGAAGCAGGTATTGCGTAAAGCAGAGTTTAAAGTTACGCTTAACACAGCCTTTGAACAGGTCATCCGTCAATGCGCAAAGATAGAACGCAAGGATCAGGATGGCACATGGATCACCGCTGATATGATTGATGCATACATCGGGCTTCACAAATCAGGTTATGCACATGCTATTGAGGTATGGCAGGAGGACCAGCTTGTCGGTGGATTATACGGTGTACTGATCGGACAGGTATTCTGCGGAGAAAGTATGTTTTCTAAAGTGCCGAATGCTTCCAAGACAGCTCTCATTCATTTATTTCAGTTTTTTGATCTCAAATTTGTAGATTGCCAATTCCATACGGATCATCTCGCTTCCATGGGTGGCGAAATGATTTCACAGGAAGACTATCTAAATATACTTAACACTTAA
- a CDS encoding aminotransferase class V-fold PLP-dependent enzyme, whose protein sequence is MSQQYKSYFDIPENISYLTTPGSGLISKEIKKWRAQYDMDFHMTDTVLREQQGAFIQQVKQTIADFAHTAASNIYCTPNFSHGFNVILNGLPADVRILLLNEDYPSVNFPVISRGFDHTFVNIDENMEQNILEAIRHYKPDVFICSIVQYISGIKIDLSFIQELKATHPDLLIIGDGTQYLGTASFDFETSGFDGIGTSGYKWLLSGFGNGFFILNDTLKNKLYQTAQQQKPVFEKMWEGKSILQLYFEPGHVDTLAQGTLQKSLQFFDQLGIQNTAAYTSRLSAHAREEFEKRNLLTDIVKRRNNHSTIFNLQIDPNHFTTLMNNGIKCFPRGTGIRIGFHLYNDTQDLERLLQVIDKLPR, encoded by the coding sequence ATGTCTCAGCAATACAAATCATATTTTGATATTCCTGAAAATATCAGCTACTTAACAACTCCGGGGTCCGGTCTTATTAGCAAAGAAATAAAAAAATGGCGAGCTCAATATGATATGGATTTTCATATGACGGACACTGTATTAAGAGAACAACAAGGGGCATTTATTCAACAGGTAAAGCAGACTATAGCTGACTTTGCCCATACGGCAGCATCGAATATCTACTGTACGCCAAACTTTTCACATGGTTTTAATGTCATACTCAACGGTCTTCCTGCTGATGTACGTATCCTGTTATTGAATGAAGATTATCCTTCTGTTAACTTTCCTGTTATCAGCCGCGGGTTTGACCATACTTTTGTGAATATTGATGAAAATATGGAACAGAATATTCTGGAAGCTATTCGTCATTACAAACCCGATGTATTTATATGCAGCATTGTTCAGTATATCTCAGGCATCAAAATCGATCTTTCTTTTATACAGGAGCTGAAAGCGACCCATCCGGATCTGTTGATTATTGGTGACGGCACCCAATATCTGGGCACAGCGTCTTTTGATTTTGAAACATCAGGTTTTGACGGAATAGGTACCAGCGGATATAAATGGTTGCTTTCTGGTTTCGGAAATGGTTTTTTCATCCTGAATGATACCTTGAAAAACAAACTGTACCAGACAGCTCAACAACAGAAGCCTGTCTTTGAAAAAATGTGGGAAGGAAAAAGTATATTACAGTTATACTTTGAGCCCGGTCATGTAGACACATTGGCTCAGGGTACACTTCAGAAATCTTTACAGTTTTTTGATCAGCTCGGCATCCAGAATACAGCAGCTTATACTTCCCGGTTATCGGCGCATGCAAGAGAGGAATTCGAAAAAAGAAATCTATTGACGGATATTGTAAAAAGGAGGAATAACCACAGTACTATTTTCAATTTACAGATCGATCCCAACCATTTTACGACTTTAATGAACAACGGTATTAAATGTTTTCCCCGTGGGACAGGTATACGTATAGGATTTCACTTATATAATGACACACAGGATCTTGAACGACTATTACAGGTCATTGACAAGTTGCCAAGATAA
- the hemA gene encoding glutamyl-tRNA reductase: MKNLKVIAFTHKHVELKDLGNLVICNEELESRLINLKHSLDIPEIFYIGTCNRVEFVFYGAYELSDDFVAKFMEKLNFCVPQERLQCYLGQVNRYEGLDALNHLLRMSCSLESLVVGEKEILSQVRRAYERCREAGFTGDFLRLMMDRLIKTAKEVYTYTKISRNPISVVSLAYRKLRELKLTDNPRILVIGSGETNQNLAKYLQKHKFENFVIFNRTVENAYTLAQELNAQVYPLSELGNYKNGFDILITCTGAPDAIVNNAMYESLLNGETDKKIIVDLAIPNDIDAEVIAHHPIHYIEVSSLQAIAEKNIQERYDELTSAECIIKQNIEEFLPIIKQRRVEVAMRQVPEKIKEIKSFAINEVFAQDLSKLDPQAREVLEKVINYMEKKYIKVPMVMAKEILVKTSEAENN; this comes from the coding sequence TTGAAGAATTTAAAAGTTATAGCATTTACACACAAGCACGTCGAGTTAAAAGACCTTGGCAATCTGGTAATCTGTAATGAGGAACTGGAGAGTCGGTTAATCAACTTAAAGCACAGTCTTGATATCCCAGAGATTTTTTACATCGGTACCTGTAACCGTGTTGAATTTGTATTTTACGGAGCATACGAGCTGAGCGATGACTTTGTTGCGAAGTTTATGGAAAAATTAAACTTCTGTGTACCTCAGGAACGTCTTCAATGTTACTTGGGTCAGGTAAACCGTTATGAAGGACTGGATGCATTAAACCATCTGCTTCGCATGTCGTGCTCCCTTGAGAGTCTGGTTGTGGGTGAGAAGGAAATCCTTTCACAAGTAAGAAGAGCCTATGAAAGATGTCGCGAAGCGGGTTTCACAGGAGATTTTCTGCGCCTGATGATGGATCGTCTGATCAAGACCGCCAAAGAGGTATATACTTACACGAAGATCTCCCGTAATCCTATTTCAGTAGTATCCTTAGCTTATCGTAAGCTTCGTGAGCTTAAGCTGACAGACAATCCCCGCATCCTTGTTATCGGATCCGGCGAGACAAATCAGAATCTGGCGAAATATCTGCAAAAGCATAAATTTGAAAATTTTGTTATTTTCAACCGTACGGTAGAGAATGCCTATACTTTGGCGCAGGAACTAAATGCACAGGTATATCCGTTGAGCGAGTTAGGTAACTATAAAAATGGCTTCGATATTCTGATCACTTGTACCGGTGCTCCGGATGCTATCGTTAATAATGCTATGTATGAATCCTTACTTAACGGCGAAACAGACAAAAAAATCATTGTGGATCTGGCTATTCCCAATGATATCGATGCCGAAGTAATAGCGCATCACCCTATCCACTATATTGAAGTAAGCAGTCTGCAGGCTATTGCTGAAAAAAATATTCAGGAACGTTACGATGAGCTGACCAGCGCAGAGTGTATCATCAAGCAGAATATTGAAGAATTTCTTCCTATTATCAAGCAGCGTCGTGTGGAAGTCGCTATGAGACAGGTTCCTGAAAAAATCAAGGAAATCAAGTCTTTTGCGATTAATGAAGTGTTTGCTCAGGATCTTAGCAAACTGGATCCTCAGGCGAGAGAAGTACTGGAAAAAGTCATCAACTATATGGAAAAGAAATACATCAAAGTTCCTATGGTAATGGCAAAAGAAATTCTTGTCAAAACTTCAGAGGCTGAAAACAATTAG